The Lucilia cuprina isolate Lc7/37 chromosome 5, ASM2204524v1, whole genome shotgun sequence genome includes a window with the following:
- the LOC111678218 gene encoding phosphatase Herzog — MDATSIITQVARDDEQLNVYPNEKDDVERLKPQKRGFFQSILCCWRRNRTKTNQNGTPIDGSTTPPPLPDQQRYLLPQVRHSDMHKKCMVIDLDETLVHSSFKPIPNADFIVPVEIDGTIHQVYVLKRPYVDEFLRKMGELYECVLFTASLAKYADPVADLLDKWNVFRARLFRESCVYYRGNYIKDLNRLGRDLQKIVIVDNSPASYIFHPDNAVPVKSWFDDASDCELLELIPLFEKLSKVDSVYSVLCNSNNPLNNHNQQQQQQQQQTQNQQQLQPTPQHQQQQQQQQTITATTIITQASTLSTPTILTSQQQQQQQQQPGSPPNTNDLNNKT, encoded by the exons ATGACGTGGAACgtttaaaaccacaaaaacgCGGTTTCTTTCAATCAATTTTATGCTGTTGGCGGCGTAAtcgtacaaaaacaaatcaaaatggCACACCCATTGATGGTTCAACAACACCGCCACCATTACCGGACCAACAAAGGTACCTACTACCTCAGGTTAGGCATTCGGATATGCACAAAAAATGTATGGTTATCGATTTGGATGAAACATTAGTGCACAGTAGTTTTaag CCAATTCCAAATGCTGATTTTATTGTACCAGTTGAAATTGATGGCACCATTCATCAGGTGTACGTTTTAAAACGGCCCTATGTTGATGAATTCCTTCGAAAGATGGGCGAATTATATGAATGTGTATTATTTACAGCATCACTAGCCAAATATGCAGATCCTGTTGCCGATCTGTTAGATAA ATGGAATGTTTTTCGTGCAAGACTGTTTAGGGAATCATGCGTTTATTACAGGGGTAAttatattaaggatttaaatcGTCTTGGACGcgatttacaaaaaattgttattgttgataATTCACCAGCTAGTTATATATTTCATCCAGACAATGCG GTTCCTGTGAAATCATGGTTTGATGATGCCAGTGATTGTGAGCTATTGGAACTAATACCTTTGTTTGAGAAATTGAGCAAAGTCGATTCTGTATATAGTGTTTTGTGCAATTCAAATAATCCCTTAAACAATcacaatcaacaacaacagcagcagcaacaacaaacacagaACCAACAGCAACTGCAGCCAACaccacaacatcaacaacagcagcagcaacaacagactataacagcaacaactattATAACTCAAGCTTCAACATTATCCACACCAACAATATTAACGtcacagcaacagcagcagcaacaacaacaaccaggAAGTCCGCCCAATACAAatgatttaaacaataaaacgtAA
- the LOC111689855 gene encoding palmitoyltransferase Hip14 codes for MFKKPQNMYQSACNAATTGSCAPNTEAEREAERLGALMAQQPPSAPIEPDYSGFDIVKATQYGATARVKELVESGWDVNQPDSETVTLLHWAAINNRRDIIKYFLEKGAVVDALGGELNATPLHWATRQGHLGAVVLLMAAGADPRIRDAEGCSCIHIAAQFAHTALVAYFIAKGVDPDLQDRGGMTALMWAAWKVCALDPVRLLLTLGANPAMVDYTHGNTALHWAILARNATAINTLVLKSKASLDVPNLRGETPLTMLESQSGAVWISAKVMERIKDAALSSQQRRSLLTRVKHDKRLRWWSMVACPFTAFYLAGVIFTLNTLYIIKFFLMGCLYAVFHTLGKALFDDHLMALLPLSVYCATKAWFYITWFVYIVDAVSFGTTVLFLICSGGLWLCFLKSWKGDPGIIQPTQEQRFKTIVELSERGGIGFEPSSFCSGCLVRRPIRSKHCSVCDRCVARFDHHCPWVGNCIGLKNHTYFMGFLWMLLVMCGWMIYGGSFYYMNSCNVHFDGE; via the exons ATGTTTAAGAAACCACAAAATATGTATCAAAGTGCTTGCAATGCAGCGACGACCGGGTCTTGTGCCCCCAACACAGAGGCAGAGCGTGAGGCCGAACGGCTGGGTGCCTTAATGGCTCAACAGCCACCAAGTGCACCCATTGAACCTGACTACAGTGGTTTTGATATTGTCAAAGCCACTCAGTATGGTGCTACAGCCAGAGTTAAGGAATTAGTGGAATCCGGTTGGGATGTTAATCAGCCGGACAGTGAAACGGTTACATTATTGCATTGGGCTGCCATCAATAATCGCCGTGatataattaagtattttttggaaaaagggGCTGTAGTTGATGCATTGGGTGGTGAACTTAATGCAACACCTCTGCATTGGGCCACAAGACAAGGTCATTTAGGTGCTGTTGTCCTCCTAATGGCAGCTGGTGCCGATCCTCGTATACGCGATGCGGAGGGTTGTTCGTGCATACACATTGCAGCACAATTTGCACACACCGCTCTGGTGGCGTATTTTATAGCGAAGGGTGTTGATCCGGATTTACAGGATCGTGGTGGTATGACGGCATTAATGTGGGCCGCATGGAAG GTTTGTGCTCTTGATCCCGTACGTTTGCTACTAACTCTCGGTGCAAATCCTGCCATGGTTGATTATACACATGGCAATACCGCCTTACACTGGGCCATTTTGGCACGTAATGCCACAGCGATTAATACTTTAGTTCTTAAATCCAAAGCTTCCTTAGATGTACCAAATTTACGTGGAGAAACACCACTAACAATGCTTGAGTCACAATCGGGTGCCGTCTGGATAAGTGCAAAAGTAATGGAACGTATTAAGGATGCTGCATTGTCGTCACAACAAAGAAGATCTCTACTGACTCGGGTCAAACATGATAAACGTTTGCGTTGGTGGTCGATGGTAGCATGTCCCTTTACTGCCTTCTATTTGGCTGGAGTTATTTTCACTCTAAACACATTGtacattataaaattctttttaatggGTTGTCTCTATGCGGTATTTCATACTTTAGGAAAAGCACTGTTCGATGATCATTTAATGGCTCTGCTGCCATTGAGTGTGTATTGTGCTACGAAAGCCTGGTTTTATATAACCTGGTTTGTGTATATTGTCGATGCAGTATCTTTTGGAACCACAGTGCTGTTTTTAATATGTTCGGGTGGTTTGTGGTTATGTTTTCTGAAATCTTGGAAAGGTGATCCCGGCATAATACAACCAACACAGGAACAAAGATTCAAg ACCATTGTGGAATTGTCGGAACGTGGTGGCATTGGTTTTGAACCCTCTTCATTCTGTTCGGGTTGTTTAGTTAGACGTCCTATACGTTCTAAACATTGCAGTGTTTGCGATCGTTGTGTGGCACGTTTTGATCATCATTGCCCCTGGGTTGGCAATTGTATTGGCTTAAAGAATCATACCTATTTTATGGGTTTCCTGTGGATGCTGTTGGTTATGTGCGGTTGGATGATATATGGTGGCTCTTTTTATTATATGAATAGTTGTAATGTACATTTTGATGGTGAGTGA